The stretch of DNA ATCACACCGCACAAACACGAGCCGCGGACTGCTTGCCCGATGCTCCGCCCGCGGGCAGAGGGCGGAACACTATCGGGGGTCGAACCCCCAAGCACGGCGGTGGTAGTAGTTGAAACAGTCGGCAGGCGTCGTCATTCCACAAGTGACACACTCTGCATCGTCGACATaccggccgtggccgaggaagaCCACCACGCATCTCCGTTTTTCTGCCCCCACGATTAGTCGTTGGTAACCAGATTACAGGTATTTGGGGTCGCACGCGAGGCGACGTGGGTCGTGGCAAGGTACCGAGTGCAACTGTGCAGTCCGAAGGCCGACGGTGGTACCCTGCTCGTCGTGCGGCAACCTGTACCAAGTACATGTGGTTCCCTCTATCAGCCATTAATCcccggggggcgggcgggggccgGACAGAGGTACCCTCCCTTCGGGCATGTGTCCAGCGTGCCGTGTGtgtgcgccgtcggcggttGGCTCGCCCCCCCGACTGTCTGGTGTGCCCATGGCCACCGCCCAAAACTCTCCTTACTCAGTGTCTTGCTTGCAACCTAACGTTGGCAGTAGCAttcgctattattattattttttttggttgccgccgcggatCCATTGAGGAAAAAGAAGGTTTGCTTCGCCCGGCCCCGAATGCCATTTTGCCAGCCCGTGACTCGACTTGACTTTTGAGAAGCGGCAAACATTTCGTAGCGGTGACGGAGCCCCACGATGTAGAAGGGCGTATAAAGCAATCAGCACCCAGGCGTCTCGCGCCATCCAtctctcgccgcccgtcccgccTCTCATCACGCTGTATCATTCCCCTGCCTTACAGTTATACCATCTTATCCATTGTCCGCTTACACGGCAGCAACAACGGTCTTCTCCACTGTACAGACTGTCACTTCTTGTCTCCTCGCAAGCAAAGAGAAGAGAAAAAGCCAGGCGCCTCTGCAATTTGACGGCGCACTTACAACTCACCTGCATCTCAGCCTTGGGGGGCCCGCGACACGCGCTACGCCCGCAGCAGACGCCCTGCCACAAGTCGCACAGCGCACCAGCGCCAACTAAAAAGCCTGTATCAGCGCGCACCCACCAGGCCACTCTGGGCAGCCCGTTTGCGACTCGCGTTTGGCCGTTCTGCTCCTGTCCCAGTATCCGTTACGGGACCGCGGCACGCCAAGGTACCAAGTACCGAGTACAGAGAGCCGAGTCCGTACGTACGAGGACCCTCCTTTCTCGGGCAGgcaccgtctcgtcgtcctgcctGCCAAGTCGATCCGCAGCTGTAGGCGATCTACGGTGGCCCTGTCATCCAGTTTGAAATCAACCACACCCGGCCGGGGATTATACCTGCAGCAGAGTTGTGGCATCCACATCCCGTTaccccccatccccccttGGACTCTGGACTCCTTCCTTTTTGCAACTTGAGTTCGCTGCGcgccacccccctccccacacTCCACCGGTCCGGGGTGCACTGTATCGGCTTACCCTAGCCGTTGCCTCACAGCATCTGCTTGCCAGCGTTGCTGGTGACGCACCAACGCCGCTCGAAcggacgcacgcacacacgcacattCATTCACCCGCGttgtacacacacacacacagtctgtctctgtctccTTCTCTTACCCTCTCGCGCACCGGCACACCCTCTTCCATCCCACCTACCCGCCTGGTGCCTGAGTGCCCGCCTTCCTAGTCCCCCTGGTCTACTTATACCACacaccctccccccccggaGCCTACACCTGGCTCCCATATAATACATGACCGGCTCGCAATCGTCCATCGCTGCCTCACATACCATGTTGTCTGTCCATTCGCAGGATATCCAGGAGCAACACCGTCGATATAGCCAACATTACCACCAGCACAACCCTCATCACGAAGCCAACGCCAACGGCAACATTGCCCCCGTCAGTCACGCCCGTCACCCCCAGacgcacctcgccgccccaaTGCCTCACCGCGAGTCCGAATCTCCCGTGCTGAGCCACCAGCCCTTAAGCACCATGGGCGGCCCCAATGCCTCGTCCAAGACGCCGCaggacgcggccgtggcccaggCGCTCGAAATCGCGCGCGAGAGCCCTGATGGTGCCTCGGATCCGACGGTTAGCAAGATCCTGGAGCATGCCCTGTCACATATCTggggcaaggtcaaggcccAGCCGGATGGCTATGTCATGACCCGAGACGAATTTGCCGTCTTCAACTTCTTTCAGCACCGCTTTGTTGGCGACAAGGACGCCGTAGCCGCGAGAAAACGCTACTGGGACAACTTCCGGGCTTAGACAGCTGCCTGCTTTACGACTCGACATGACCTTACGACTTGCGTGCCATCTACTTCTCTCACACCTTCATCCCTCGACATCTGGCTACAACCTGACGGTTCCTCACAAGACATGTAACAGCAACTTTTGAAGTGGCTTGCAACGGAGGACGGCCGCTGTGGCTGGCCAGCACACGCAATGCGAAACACAAATACAAAGACGCGGCAAGGCTGACCGCCTCGACACCATGCAGCTACATTTGAAGCAGCGGACAGAGGGCATCGAAACGTCTGTTGTGTAGCCTTATCGAAGGGCATCCGCAGCCCCCAGTGGTGCCTAGGTACCTAGCACGGCTGCCGCTTCGCTGCCATGTCGCGCGCCGTTGCTGCTAGGTTCAGGCGGCTCTGCTCCAGGAATACGTCTGCTGGCAACCCGGTCGTTCGGACCGACAAGGAGCCGACAATGGACATGACGGagagccgacgccgatggctcgccctcgacggggcgctggcgggaACCCAGCATGGCGCTTGGCTTGGCGGCCCACCGCACCCATTTTTGGCGCACAGTGGGACCTCGATGGCCCGGGCTTGCCAGGCACCCCGACCTCAGTGGGCGGCTTCGCGTCGGTCCCCACaggggcctggcctggcctgggccaggcgggcggggggcccCTCAAGGGCTGCCCAAGCCATCGTGGCACCGCGGCCTGCAGTGCATACCTACCATGAGGGTCCCCTCGTCAGCGGCGGTtccatccctccatccacTGTTGACGGCCCCTGGGCTCCCTTTGGAGCTCGCTTGGGACTGGGCTTACCTTGACGCCACCGCTaaaagcggcggcgactgtcCTGGCACGCCTGTGCCTACCGCTGGTAGTATctcgctcgtctcgtcgccaggggaggggcgaggaGAGGCAGCACAGGACGCACTTTTGAAAGCCTGAGttggctcgtcgcccgcaaAGTCAAATTGCGGGCGACGCACATTCGAACCTAGACTGGCCCCTGTTCGTTGGATGGAGTCTCGACTGCAGCATCGGGACGAGACCCCTCTCCACGGCTCGGCTGTGCGAGTACGACTGCCTGAGGTCAGTACGTACTATATGTACTGCCccaggccgctgccggctTTTATCATCATACTGCGTACCCCAGCAACTTTGCAACGCACACTGCTACGCGGAAGGAATTATGAGCAGTGCGGCGGGCTGAGAGCTGCACATATAGATGGACATGGGCTACTGTTGTCACCGAATACTACGTAGTTATCGGGTTTAGGGAGGCTCGCTTCTTTACTTGGTTCCAGACTGGGTGGAGTACTGGTACCTTTGAGTATTCACGCTTTGCTTTTCATTCACCACGCTAGATACCACAGATTACATATTTACTCAACGCATTTGAAACGAGGCCGGCAAATAAGAACATCCTATGATCGTCGATACTTGGCTTAGTTGC from Purpureocillium takamizusanense chromosome 6, complete sequence encodes:
- a CDS encoding uncharacterized protein (EggNog:ENOG503P6VT), translating into MTGSQSSIAASHTMLSVHSQDIQEQHRRYSQHYHQHNPHHEANANGNIAPVSHARHPQTHLAAPMPHRESESPVLSHQPLSTMGGPNASSKTPQDAAVAQALEIARESPDGASDPTVSKILEHALSHIWGKVKAQPDGYVMTRDEFAVFNFFQHRFVGDKDAVAARKRYWDNFRA